One stretch of Lysobacter sp. KIS68-7 DNA includes these proteins:
- a CDS encoding peptide-N4-asparagine amidase, with amino-acid sequence MGMQMTARAGAIAGTAVLALSAWALSGTRMTSTSTIPGAQAQRAVATSPGNNAYTNSAVAAHYAIAAALAPSAAGADPLQVEPRVPRAAGATCVQTIMTNTLIVRFPEMEPLPVPATSCPGPYSKVVLVVELTGPRENADPSGNIQLFYTDFANNNAGTLWAGSTQITDDIALWRFERDVTEISKYFTRPEAAKFPGSFDNDYLVFNELAASVRSVRLVFWRATPTTPAQRVADEVFPLMPNGDAYGNNANFEGTFPRNTIKAYADVYAQVLGTDRRIWSNCAPDASFTAFPLLHRAYAMGDSHSIFGDPPHGCNGGSFREVEVLVDGTLAGLAPVFPWLPSNMTNALRNTVNDPAPGVQALNFIPFRVDLTPFAGRLNNGAVHNVTVRIAGETSSQAFVGGQLILYTDHGRAVVPGAVTANSLAAASPTETNSLSQTNQGCAWAMSVLCHHLTGTVTTRARRDFRIDGYVDTSSGRIRSSVIQSNRFTNAVTWDVTGPDVQSDGTFTSFLQRVRLSSNVDRTSYRTLGSTLLSEDKIATSYPLTIDYFQDGQWRSGDEYAGISSEHIDMDVHQARSIRTSQLHRGTPRYDTHVLDVFDGTHHWLAETEPTAADWNSSRDYLFTDNRGGCYSAGLTTEVGELQTRTRGDACPGGINALRWYSHPDGSPDSMGWAPAP; translated from the coding sequence ATGGGAATGCAGATGACCGCGCGCGCAGGCGCGATCGCGGGAACGGCGGTGCTCGCGCTGAGTGCGTGGGCGTTGAGCGGCACGCGGATGACGTCGACGTCGACGATCCCGGGCGCACAGGCGCAGCGCGCAGTGGCGACCTCGCCAGGCAACAACGCCTACACCAACTCCGCGGTGGCCGCGCACTACGCGATCGCCGCGGCCCTCGCGCCTTCCGCCGCCGGCGCGGATCCGCTGCAGGTCGAACCGCGTGTGCCGCGCGCCGCGGGCGCGACCTGCGTGCAGACGATCATGACGAACACGCTGATCGTGCGCTTCCCCGAGATGGAACCGCTGCCGGTGCCCGCGACCTCGTGCCCGGGTCCGTATTCGAAAGTCGTGCTGGTGGTCGAACTGACCGGCCCGCGCGAGAACGCCGACCCGTCCGGCAACATCCAGTTGTTCTACACGGACTTCGCGAACAACAACGCCGGCACGCTCTGGGCGGGCTCCACGCAGATCACCGACGACATCGCGCTGTGGCGCTTCGAGCGCGACGTCACCGAGATCTCGAAGTACTTCACGCGTCCGGAAGCCGCCAAGTTCCCGGGCAGTTTCGACAACGACTACCTGGTCTTCAACGAACTCGCAGCCAGCGTGCGCTCCGTGCGCCTGGTGTTCTGGCGCGCGACGCCGACCACGCCCGCGCAACGCGTGGCGGACGAGGTGTTCCCGCTGATGCCCAATGGCGACGCCTACGGCAACAACGCCAACTTCGAAGGCACCTTCCCGCGCAACACCATCAAGGCCTATGCCGACGTGTATGCGCAGGTGCTGGGCACCGACCGGCGGATCTGGTCGAACTGCGCGCCGGATGCGTCGTTCACCGCCTTCCCGTTGCTGCACCGGGCCTACGCGATGGGCGATTCGCATTCGATCTTCGGCGACCCGCCGCATGGCTGCAACGGCGGCAGCTTCCGCGAAGTGGAAGTGCTGGTGGACGGTACGCTCGCAGGGCTCGCGCCGGTGTTCCCGTGGTTGCCGAGCAACATGACGAATGCACTGCGCAACACGGTCAACGATCCGGCGCCGGGCGTGCAGGCACTGAACTTCATTCCCTTCCGCGTCGATCTCACTCCCTTCGCAGGTCGCCTCAACAATGGCGCGGTGCATAACGTGACCGTGCGCATTGCGGGCGAAACCTCGTCGCAGGCCTTCGTCGGTGGCCAACTGATCCTGTACACCGATCACGGGCGCGCGGTCGTGCCGGGCGCGGTGACGGCCAATTCGCTCGCCGCCGCGAGTCCCACGGAAACGAACAGCTTGTCGCAGACCAACCAAGGCTGCGCGTGGGCCATGTCCGTCCTGTGCCACCACCTCACCGGCACGGTGACCACGCGTGCGCGCCGCGATTTCCGAATCGACGGTTACGTCGACACGTCGAGCGGTCGCATCCGGAGTTCGGTCATCCAGAGCAACCGCTTCACCAACGCGGTGACCTGGGACGTGACGGGGCCGGACGTGCAGTCCGACGGCACATTCACTTCCTTCCTGCAGCGCGTGCGCTTGTCGAGCAACGTCGACCGCACGAGCTATCGCACGCTGGGAAGCACGCTGCTCAGCGAGGACAAGATTGCCACGAGCTATCCGTTGACCATCGATTACTTCCAGGATGGCCAGTGGCGGTCGGGCGACGAGTATGCCGGCATCAGCTCCGAGCACATCGACATGGACGTGCACCAGGCGCGCAGCATCCGCACCTCGCAGTTGCACCGCGGCACGCCGCGGTACGACACGCACGTGCTGGACGTGTTCGACGGCACGCATCACTGGCTGGCCGAGACCGAACCCACGGCGGCGGACTGGAACTCCAGCCGCGACTACCTGTTCACCGACAACCGCGGCGGCTGCTACAGCGCGGGGCTGACCACCGAGGTCGGCGAGCTGCAGACGCGCACGCGCGGCGATGCCTGCCCCGGCGGCATCAATGCCCTGCGCTGGTACTCGCATCCGGACGGTTCGCCGGATTCGATGGGGTGGGCGCCCGCACCGTGA
- a CDS encoding low molecular weight protein-tyrosine-phosphatase, which yields MIHRILIICVGNICRSPMAEILLRKHLGGGNEVVVESAGLAALVGNPVDPLAQRVLEDNGLSGEGHAARQVTPEMIGRADLVLAMQKRHVDAIHAISPQARGKTFLLGRWEGNCEVPDPYGKTLPVFEDNFRLIDRTVQAWRMHL from the coding sequence ATGATCCATCGCATCCTGATCATCTGCGTCGGCAACATCTGCCGATCGCCCATGGCCGAAATCCTGTTGCGCAAGCACCTGGGCGGGGGCAACGAGGTCGTCGTCGAATCGGCGGGCCTGGCTGCGCTCGTCGGCAATCCCGTCGATCCGCTCGCGCAACGCGTGCTCGAAGACAACGGCCTGAGCGGGGAGGGGCACGCGGCGCGACAGGTGACGCCCGAAATGATCGGCCGCGCCGACCTCGTGCTCGCAATGCAGAAGCGCCACGTCGATGCCATCCACGCGATCTCGCCGCAGGCGCGCGGCAAGACTTTCCTGCTGGGGCGTTGGGAGGGCAATTGCGAGGTGCCGGATCCCTACGGCAAGACACTGCCGGTGTTCGAGGACAACTTCCGGCTGATCGACCGCACCGTGCAAGCCTGGCGCATGCACCTTTAG
- a CDS encoding UDP-N-acetylglucosamine 2-epimerase yields MEEAKLVAASAIALAVTLFAIFSLRPMARRLGLVDKPGGRKAHRGRVPLIGGLCFFFGTVVGLAYLGYVDGFVASLLVPCALIVMTGAVDDLNNLSVKSRLIIQASTAWLVIGATGVYLDSAGHLLGDQVLQLGIVGIPITIVAVIGLVNAFNMMDGIDGLAAGMAMVTIGTIMLFANGGWPVIGVVLLLQVLFAALVPYLCVNLGWPDGRKVFMGDAGSTLIGFLMAWSLIYLSNQKVGVLAPVDTLWCVALPVMDTLAVMQRRMRLGRSPFKPDRNHLHHLLVDAGFPPRIALAMIVGLGLALGALGYLLRDVAEPLSLAAFCVALALYITRAPTVIAALAGLFVKPVVVHGTHPTIEAFSPLPVHAPGSGVVKALFVLGASPGAAQIAPIVEQMGRDARFEARVCIATQSAEHPERVLELFDLVPDVRVTLADDVDDDAQVTSAALGGIDRVLHDFHPDIVLVPGGAPTSVATALAATYQHIPVISVEPAGTAAPHAAQDATRKVIGSLAALHFTATESIGRSLIADGVPSDRVLVTGDPAARTLHTAVERMHHDEEILRRLTQRFGFLREDAPLLLVLGREKMGERLEPLARALRRIALRRPDIDVICLMPPSRNMDGIDGMLGAFANIHLVAPDEYLDFAYLADAAYLVVAVAGDVAAEAAPLGKPVLLLNNGPESGAGGPLTSETPNVRRIDIHEQTISDVVLNLIQDRHAWELLRNPEQPRVDACERIVEALAALRPAAGTVVPLAPVADLVRYASGDRMREVS; encoded by the coding sequence ATGGAAGAAGCAAAACTGGTGGCCGCAAGTGCGATTGCGCTGGCCGTAACGCTCTTCGCGATCTTCTCGCTGCGCCCGATGGCGCGGCGGCTGGGTCTCGTGGACAAGCCCGGTGGACGCAAGGCGCACAGGGGCCGCGTGCCCCTGATCGGCGGGCTGTGCTTCTTCTTCGGCACCGTCGTGGGCCTGGCCTATCTCGGATACGTCGACGGCTTCGTCGCGAGCCTGCTCGTGCCGTGCGCGCTGATCGTCATGACCGGCGCGGTCGACGACCTCAACAACCTGAGCGTGAAGTCGCGCCTGATCATCCAGGCCAGCACCGCATGGCTGGTGATCGGCGCGACGGGCGTGTACCTGGACAGCGCAGGGCACCTCCTCGGCGACCAGGTCCTGCAACTCGGCATCGTCGGCATCCCGATCACGATCGTCGCAGTCATCGGTTTGGTGAACGCGTTCAACATGATGGATGGCATCGATGGCCTCGCCGCGGGCATGGCGATGGTGACCATCGGCACGATCATGCTGTTCGCGAATGGCGGCTGGCCGGTGATCGGCGTGGTGCTGCTGCTGCAGGTGCTGTTCGCCGCGCTCGTGCCTTATCTGTGCGTCAACCTGGGCTGGCCCGATGGCCGCAAGGTCTTCATGGGCGATGCGGGCAGCACGCTGATCGGCTTTTTGATGGCGTGGAGCCTGATCTACCTGAGCAACCAGAAGGTCGGCGTGCTCGCGCCGGTGGATACGCTGTGGTGCGTCGCGTTGCCGGTGATGGATACGCTGGCCGTGATGCAGCGCCGCATGCGCCTGGGGCGCTCGCCGTTCAAGCCCGATCGCAACCACCTGCACCACCTGCTGGTGGATGCCGGTTTCCCGCCGCGCATCGCGCTGGCGATGATCGTCGGGCTGGGCCTTGCGCTCGGCGCGCTCGGTTACCTGCTGCGCGATGTTGCCGAGCCGCTCAGCCTGGCCGCGTTCTGCGTCGCGCTGGCGCTGTACATTACGCGCGCACCGACCGTGATCGCTGCGCTCGCGGGCCTGTTCGTGAAGCCCGTGGTCGTGCACGGCACGCATCCGACCATCGAGGCCTTCTCGCCGCTTCCGGTGCATGCGCCGGGCTCGGGCGTGGTCAAGGCGCTGTTCGTGCTGGGCGCTTCGCCGGGCGCGGCGCAGATCGCGCCGATCGTCGAACAGATGGGGCGCGATGCACGCTTCGAAGCGCGCGTGTGCATCGCCACGCAGAGCGCCGAACATCCGGAGCGCGTGCTCGAGCTGTTCGACCTGGTGCCGGACGTGCGCGTCACGCTGGCCGACGACGTCGACGACGATGCGCAGGTCACCTCGGCCGCGCTCGGTGGCATCGACCGCGTGCTGCACGACTTCCACCCGGACATCGTGCTGGTGCCGGGCGGCGCGCCGACGAGCGTGGCGACCGCTCTGGCTGCGACTTACCAGCACATTCCGGTGATTTCCGTCGAACCGGCGGGCACCGCGGCGCCGCACGCGGCGCAGGACGCCACGCGCAAGGTGATCGGCTCGCTCGCCGCCTTGCACTTCACCGCCACCGAATCGATCGGGCGTTCGCTGATCGCCGACGGCGTGCCGTCCGATCGCGTGCTCGTCACCGGCGATCCGGCCGCGCGCACGCTGCACACCGCCGTCGAACGCATGCACCACGACGAAGAAATCCTGCGCCGCCTGACGCAGCGTTTCGGCTTCCTGCGCGAGGACGCGCCGCTGCTGCTCGTGCTCGGTCGCGAGAAGATGGGCGAACGCCTCGAGCCGCTCGCGCGCGCCTTGCGTCGCATCGCGCTGCGTCGTCCCGACATCGATGTCATCTGCCTGATGCCGCCCTCGCGCAACATGGATGGCATCGACGGCATGCTCGGCGCCTTCGCCAACATCCACCTGGTGGCGCCGGACGAGTACCTCGACTTCGCCTACCTGGCCGATGCGGCCTACCTGGTGGTGGCGGTGGCCGGCGACGTCGCGGCCGAGGCTGCGCCGCTGGGCAAACCCGTCCTGTTGCTGAACAACGGACCCGAATCCGGGGCTGGCGGACCGCTCACCAGCGAGACCCCCAACGTCCGGCGCATCGATATTCACGAGCAGACCATCTCCGATGTCGTACTCAACCTGATCCAGGACCGGCACGCCTGGGAGCTGCTGCGCAATCCGGAGCAGCCGCGGGTGGATGCATGCGAGCGCATCGTTGAAGCGCTCGCTGCGTTGCGGCCCGCCGCCGGAACGGTCGTTCCGCTCGCGCCGGTCGCGGACCTGGTGCGCTACGCATCGGGCGACCGCATGCGCGAGGTGTCCTGA
- a CDS encoding polysaccharide biosynthesis tyrosine autokinase: MATYLSTRTSPPPQIVPPSVRDEEIDLRTLLSTLGDSKRMILFGTVMFLLASVLYVVLATPKYEASATVQVERRTPTFPGLSANSAAQSNTGESAATTEIQLLTSRSVLSEALDNLDLDVQIEPARFPLFGSYIARNFAPSRPGEVNSPWFGLARYGWGGEKLEIARLDVPQELVDQPMRLVAGEGGSYTLYDPEGNLLVRGVAGQPVQAGGVNMLVRSLHANPGMRFDVTRLNSLNILAQLRKDISASEQGRDSGVIALTYQNEDPILARQVLEQISRAYVHQNVARNSAEAAKRLQFVKRQLPNVRKELDKAQAALTAYQTRTQTLDVTVQNQSLLNQTVGIESAISQLRIQQADLASRFTPQHPTYKALLAQIAQFESQKAALRGRIAELPETQQGLFRLTRDVEVTNQTYASLLDQAQQLDIARASAVGNARIIDPAAVNYESPAWPKPIPVIAGGTLLGALLMMGFVLVRQMMRRGVEDPADIELLGLPVYASIPYSERGRELTLNPARFPNGQQKLLALNAPTDLAMEALRSLRTSLHFARFKTKNNLLMISAPSPGVGKTFVCANLAVTMSQAGQRVLLIDADMRRGTLHHAVGVRSEGGLSELISGQIPLEDAIRSVQGADNLSFISRGEIPPNPSELLMNPAFNELLEQVGPRYDIVIIDTPPVLAVTDAAVIGHQVGTCLMVVRFGLNQQREIALAKQRLEQNGVEVKGAIFNGVQKRSGGHYAYTYYEYLPTSGSGKHRAYR; encoded by the coding sequence ATGGCGACTTACCTTTCGACCCGCACCAGCCCACCGCCCCAGATCGTCCCGCCTTCGGTGCGCGACGAGGAAATCGACCTGCGCACGCTGTTGTCGACGCTTGGCGACAGCAAGCGGATGATCCTCTTCGGCACCGTGATGTTCCTGCTGGCGAGCGTGCTGTACGTGGTGCTCGCCACGCCGAAGTACGAAGCCTCGGCAACGGTGCAGGTCGAGCGGCGCACCCCGACCTTCCCCGGCTTGTCGGCGAATTCGGCCGCGCAGTCCAACACCGGCGAATCGGCGGCGACCACCGAAATCCAGTTGCTGACCTCGCGCAGCGTGCTCAGCGAAGCGCTCGACAACCTCGACCTGGACGTACAAATCGAGCCCGCGCGCTTCCCGTTGTTCGGCAGCTACATCGCGCGCAACTTCGCGCCTTCGCGCCCCGGTGAAGTGAACTCGCCGTGGTTCGGCCTGGCGCGATACGGTTGGGGCGGCGAGAAGCTCGAGATCGCGCGCCTGGACGTGCCGCAGGAACTCGTCGACCAGCCCATGCGCCTGGTGGCGGGCGAGGGCGGCAGCTACACGCTGTATGACCCCGAAGGCAACCTGCTCGTGCGCGGCGTCGCCGGCCAGCCCGTGCAGGCGGGCGGCGTGAACATGCTCGTGCGTTCGCTGCATGCCAATCCGGGCATGCGCTTCGACGTCACGCGCCTGAACTCGCTCAACATCCTCGCGCAACTGCGCAAGGACATCAGCGCTTCCGAACAGGGCCGCGACTCCGGCGTGATCGCGCTGACCTACCAGAACGAAGACCCGATCCTCGCCCGCCAGGTGCTCGAGCAGATCAGCCGTGCCTACGTGCACCAGAACGTGGCGCGCAATTCGGCCGAAGCCGCCAAGCGCCTGCAGTTCGTCAAGCGCCAGCTGCCGAACGTGCGCAAGGAACTCGACAAGGCGCAGGCCGCGCTCACCGCCTACCAGACGCGCACGCAGACGCTCGATGTCACCGTGCAGAACCAGTCGCTGCTCAACCAGACGGTGGGCATCGAATCGGCGATCAGCCAGTTGCGCATCCAGCAGGCCGACCTCGCGAGCCGCTTCACGCCGCAGCATCCGACCTACAAGGCGCTGCTCGCGCAGATCGCCCAGTTCGAATCGCAGAAGGCGGCGTTGCGCGGCCGCATCGCGGAACTGCCGGAGACCCAACAGGGCCTGTTCCGCCTGACCCGCGACGTCGAGGTGACCAACCAGACCTACGCCAGCCTGCTCGACCAGGCGCAGCAGCTCGACATCGCGCGCGCCAGCGCGGTCGGCAACGCGCGCATCATCGACCCGGCCGCGGTCAACTACGAGAGCCCCGCGTGGCCGAAGCCGATCCCGGTGATCGCCGGCGGCACGCTGCTCGGTGCGTTGCTGATGATGGGCTTCGTGCTCGTGCGGCAGATGATGCGCCGCGGCGTGGAAGACCCGGCGGACATCGAACTGCTCGGCCTGCCCGTGTATGCGTCGATTCCGTACAGCGAACGCGGTCGCGAACTCACGCTCAACCCGGCGCGTTTCCCGAACGGCCAGCAGAAGCTGTTGGCGCTCAACGCACCGACCGACCTTGCGATGGAAGCGCTGCGCAGCCTGCGCACGAGCCTGCACTTCGCGCGCTTCAAGACCAAGAACAACCTGCTGATGATCTCCGCGCCGAGCCCGGGCGTCGGCAAGACCTTCGTGTGCGCGAACCTCGCGGTGACGATGTCGCAGGCCGGGCAGCGCGTGCTGTTGATCGACGCGGACATGCGCCGCGGCACGCTGCACCACGCGGTGGGCGTGCGATCGGAAGGCGGCCTGTCCGAACTGATCTCCGGCCAGATCCCGCTGGAAGATGCGATCCGCAGCGTGCAGGGCGCCGACAACCTGTCCTTCATCTCGCGCGGCGAGATTCCGCCGAATCCCTCCGAGCTGCTGATGAACCCCGCGTTCAACGAACTGCTCGAACAGGTCGGCCCCCGCTACGACATCGTGATCATCGATACGCCGCCGGTGCTGGCGGTGACCGATGCGGCGGTGATCGGCCACCAGGTCGGCACTTGCCTCATGGTCGTGCGCTTCGGCCTGAACCAGCAGCGCGAGATCGCGCTGGCCAAGCAGCGCCTGGAGCAGAACGGCGTGGAAGTGAAGGGCGCCATCTTCAATGGCGTGCAGAAGCGCAGCGGCGGTCATTACGCCTACACGTACTACGAGTATCTCCCCACCTCCGGTAGCGGCAAGCACAGGGCGTATCGCTGA
- a CDS encoding asparagine synthase-related protein, which yields MNVSTLDTRSYAPPASASAAPKQITMSPYYGTPDFSGLSGNTAPARTIDLVSVADILRNAFVYPPHSIFEDVKLVTFGFSPSQDMLVAPEFHFKFRDSGKRGETEESQDWVGTYHRLLVEAVAESTRQSKHPWLLQSGGKDSTTLAIAVADARPDATCITYLGGREEDEVDSATFVAKTLGLRHETLTCDPGRAYDRYLAVADRMPLLTADFALLSYVDLATEIIGRGGDGVIDGLGADSYFGTPMSRQQRMLARLARRMRLPINLAEMPFVERNFELCFLLGTLQMESIERVFPGSRFTDAEVDELFGRPMSQESYKRLDVFREEIATAASQDEWRDISTSIAGSAGAFAKGLYTCSALGMHAAYPFCDVRFREWVYREVPPHQMIDPESRVNKVLVRSHIATRFPELPYVRKKGSFRFDLRGLASSRFDTVHDFAVQARDVLPGAVTWLERNRHRLGNKYHASKFYLLAVVLPWIQLHRSDATPP from the coding sequence ATGAATGTCTCCACGCTCGACACGCGCAGCTACGCACCGCCGGCCAGTGCATCGGCGGCGCCGAAGCAGATCACGATGTCGCCGTACTACGGCACGCCGGACTTCTCAGGCCTGTCCGGAAACACCGCGCCCGCGCGCACCATCGACCTGGTGTCGGTGGCCGACATCCTGCGCAATGCCTTCGTCTATCCGCCGCACTCGATCTTCGAGGACGTGAAGCTGGTGACGTTCGGGTTCTCGCCGTCGCAGGACATGCTCGTTGCGCCGGAATTCCACTTCAAGTTCCGCGACTCCGGCAAGCGCGGCGAAACCGAGGAATCGCAGGATTGGGTGGGCACCTACCATCGCCTGCTGGTGGAAGCCGTCGCAGAATCCACGCGGCAGTCCAAGCATCCCTGGTTGTTGCAGAGCGGCGGCAAGGATTCCACGACGCTGGCCATCGCCGTTGCGGATGCCAGGCCGGACGCGACGTGCATCACCTACCTGGGGGGGCGCGAGGAAGACGAAGTCGATTCGGCGACCTTCGTCGCCAAGACCCTCGGCCTGCGCCACGAAACGCTGACCTGCGATCCGGGGCGCGCGTACGACCGCTACCTCGCCGTGGCCGACCGCATGCCGCTGCTCACGGCCGACTTCGCGTTGCTGTCCTACGTCGACCTCGCGACCGAAATCATCGGGCGCGGCGGCGATGGCGTCATTGATGGGCTTGGCGCCGACAGCTACTTCGGAACGCCGATGTCGCGCCAGCAACGCATGCTCGCGCGGCTCGCACGCCGCATGCGCTTGCCGATCAACCTCGCGGAGATGCCGTTCGTCGAACGCAACTTCGAACTGTGCTTCCTGCTGGGTACGCTGCAGATGGAATCCATCGAGCGGGTCTTCCCCGGCTCGCGTTTCACCGACGCGGAAGTGGACGAACTCTTCGGCCGCCCGATGTCGCAGGAATCCTACAAGCGACTCGACGTGTTCCGCGAAGAGATCGCCACGGCCGCCAGCCAGGACGAGTGGCGCGACATCTCCACGTCCATCGCGGGCTCGGCCGGTGCGTTCGCGAAGGGCTTGTACACGTGCAGTGCGCTGGGCATGCACGCGGCCTATCCGTTCTGCGACGTGCGTTTCAGGGAATGGGTGTATCGCGAAGTGCCACCGCACCAGATGATCGATCCGGAAAGCAGGGTGAACAAAGTCCTAGTGCGCAGCCACATCGCCACGCGATTCCCGGAACTGCCTTACGTGAGGAAGAAGGGCAGTTTCCGTTTCGACCTGAGGGGGTTGGCGTCGAGCCGCTTCGACACGGTGCACGACTTCGCGGTGCAGGCGCGCGACGTGCTGCCGGGCGCCGTGACGTGGCTGGAGCGCAATCGCCATCGACTCGGCAACAAATATCACGCCTCGAAGTTCTACCTCCTTGCAGTGGTGCTTCCATGGATCCAGCTGCACCGTTCGGACGCGACGCCGCCGTGA
- a CDS encoding asparagine synthase-related protein: MDPAAPFGRDAAVSVVVPQVASAPALAMRGVFAAADTQRIDPVSVADVLRNGFVYPPHSIFEGVDMQGLSANLAGRDPSRDAYRFRFRENGKQHDANAKATPDWVARYHRRLCEAIEASCAQVRAPWSLQSGGKDSTTMAIALADARPDTTCITYLGGSEENEVASARNVATTLGLRHEALVCDPGRAYDRYLEVAPRMPSLTADFALLSYVDLAFEILANDGDGMIDGLGSDTYFGIPVNPQYKVLKWLALGIRLPRIATELPWVGDNFELCFALGTLQMNSVERVFPGSRFTDGEVDELFGRDIAKKSRERLLPFLSEIRSATSPEEYRVLSLSIAAAAGGFAKGIYTAEATDLKIAYPFCDPHFCDWVYREVPAELQMDPVTHMSKVIVRQHIATRFKNLPYVAHKGSFRFDVRGLASARFDQVHAQSLEAREMLPGATRWLERNRTRMDNKYHASKFYLLAVLLPWLVGRRGAAV, from the coding sequence ATGGATCCAGCTGCACCGTTCGGACGCGACGCCGCCGTGAGCGTGGTCGTGCCGCAAGTGGCGTCCGCACCTGCGCTCGCCATGCGCGGTGTGTTCGCGGCCGCGGACACGCAGCGCATCGACCCGGTGTCGGTGGCCGACGTGCTGCGCAACGGGTTCGTGTATCCGCCGCATTCGATCTTCGAGGGCGTGGACATGCAGGGCCTGTCCGCCAACCTGGCGGGGCGCGACCCCTCGCGCGATGCGTATCGCTTCCGCTTCCGCGAGAACGGCAAGCAGCACGATGCCAACGCCAAGGCGACGCCGGATTGGGTCGCGCGCTACCACCGCCGTCTTTGCGAGGCGATCGAGGCGAGCTGCGCGCAGGTGCGTGCGCCATGGTCGTTGCAAAGCGGAGGCAAGGATTCGACCACGATGGCGATCGCGCTCGCCGACGCGCGGCCCGACACCACGTGCATCACCTACCTCGGTGGAAGCGAAGAGAACGAAGTTGCGTCCGCGCGCAACGTCGCCACGACGCTGGGGCTGCGGCACGAGGCGCTGGTGTGCGATCCCGGCCGCGCCTACGACCGTTACCTCGAAGTCGCGCCGCGCATGCCGTCGCTCACCGCGGATTTCGCGTTGCTGTCCTACGTCGATCTCGCCTTCGAAATCCTGGCCAACGACGGCGACGGCATGATCGACGGCCTGGGATCGGATACGTATTTCGGCATCCCGGTCAATCCGCAGTACAAGGTGCTCAAGTGGCTCGCGCTCGGCATCCGCCTGCCGCGCATCGCCACGGAATTGCCCTGGGTCGGCGACAACTTCGAGTTGTGCTTCGCGCTCGGCACACTGCAGATGAACTCGGTGGAGCGCGTGTTCCCCGGCTCGCGCTTCACCGACGGCGAAGTGGACGAACTGTTCGGCCGCGACATCGCGAAGAAATCGCGCGAGCGGTTGCTGCCCTTCCTGTCCGAGATCCGCTCGGCCACGAGCCCGGAGGAGTACCGCGTGCTGTCGCTCTCGATCGCGGCGGCCGCGGGCGGATTCGCGAAGGGCATCTACACCGCCGAGGCGACCGACCTCAAGATCGCCTATCCCTTCTGTGATCCGCACTTCTGCGATTGGGTCTATCGCGAGGTGCCCGCGGAACTGCAGATGGATCCGGTCACGCACATGAGCAAGGTGATCGTGCGCCAGCACATCGCCACGCGCTTCAAGAACCTGCCGTACGTGGCGCACAAGGGCAGCTTCCGCTTCGACGTGCGCGGCCTGGCCTCCGCGCGCTTCGACCAGGTGCATGCGCAGTCGCTGGAAGCCCGCGAGATGTTGCCGGGCGCGACGCGCTGGCTCGAGCGCAATCGCACGCGCATGGACAACAAGTACCACGCATCGAAGTTCTACCTGCTGGCGGTGTTGTTGCCCTGGCTGGTGGGCCGGCGCGGGGCGGCGGTGTGA